CAGAAACAGCGTGTGATCGTGGCGCTAGTCGTGAATCAGCTTCTTTCGAGCGGGACCCACCTGTTCGCAAAGGCCACGGTGACCGCCATCGGGCCTCTCGCCACGGCGCTCCTACGCTTCATCTGTGCGTCCATCACGCTTCTGCTCTTCGAGCTCCTCCGCCCCCGGCGGGAACGCGTCGCGCGGGCGGACATAGCCAAGCTGATCTGGCTCGGATTCCTGGTGGTGCCGGTGAACCAGGGCCTCTTCCTCTTCGGGCTCTCGCAATCGACGCCGAGCCATGCCGCCTTCCTCTACGCGCTCACGCCCCTTGTCGTGTTCCTTCTCGCCCGGCGTTTCCTGAGCGAGGGGGACGCCCGGGCGAAGCTCATCGGCATCGCGGCCGCCTTCGCCGGCGTGACGCTGATCCTCGTAGACCGCGGGCTCGCGCGCGAAGCCGCGGTCCTGCGCGGGGACGTGCTCATCCTGCTCGCCGTTTTCTCGTGGGCCGCGTACACGATCGGCTCGAAACGCCTTCTGGAGCGCTACGATCCCATGACGGTGACGACGTGGGTCATCGTGTCGGGAACCGCGCTCTGCCTCCCGGCGCTCCTCGTCCCGGGCGCGATTCCGCCGCGCCGCTCGATCGGATGGCCGGTATGGGGAGGAGTGGCCTACCTGGCGGTCGGAACGTCGGTCGTGGCCTACCCGCTCTGGCTCTACGCGCTCCGGCGGCTCGAAGCTTCGAAGGTCGCGATCACGACGAACGCGCAGCCGGTCCTCACGAGCATCCTTTCCTGGCTCTTGTTC
This genomic interval from Candidatus Eisenbacteria bacterium contains the following:
- a CDS encoding DMT family transporter, encoding MRESLRAIQSIASGGSWYTPRSHSQTLRRRKVPIDQKQRVIVALVVNQLLSSGTHLFAKATVTAIGPLATALLRFICASITLLLFELLRPRRERVARADIAKLIWLGFLVVPVNQGLFLFGLSQSTPSHAAFLYALTPLVVFLLARRFLSEGDARAKLIGIAAAFAGVTLILVDRGLAREAAVLRGDVLILLAVFSWAAYTIGSKRLLERYDPMTVTTWVIVSGTALCLPALLVPGAIPPRRSIGWPVWGGVAYLAVGTSVVAYPLWLYALRRLEASKVAITTNAQPVLTSILSWLLFRERFGPAFFAGAALILVGVSWVEVRKGTEAAMRARGVGLSR